Within the Pseudomonas putida genome, the region CCAGCGACATGAAGGCACCGTAAGCAAAATCCAGCGCCAGCGGGCTGCCTGGCTGCACGACCTGGGTGTAGGCACTGATCACGAAGAGCATGGTCTTGGGGTTCAGGGCGTTGGTCAGAAAACCCGTGCGCAGGGCAGCCAGCAGCCCCGCCGCTGGCTCCTGGCCATCCAGGCTGATGCGAGCGGTACTGGTCAACGACTGATAACCCAGATAGATCAGGTATCCCGCGCCCAGCACTTTCATGGCCAGGAACAGCGCAGGGCTCTGGCTGATGACCACGGCGATGCCCAACACCGTGTACAGCACATGCACCTGAACGCCGAGGGCGATACCCACGGCAGCCGCAAGGCCGGCCTCGCGGCCCTGTGCATAACTGCTGCGGGTGACCATGGCGAAATCGGCGCCGGGGCTGATGACGGCCAAGATGGTGAAGAGGGCTACGGCGAAAAGCTCAGTCACGAAGAAGGTCCTCGATAGGCGATGAAAATGCACAGATGTCGCCATTATCGAAAGCGCGAAAACGAAGGGAAACCGATTTATAGTGACGCAAATTCGCTAGTTTTTCTCACACAGGTGCAGTGCCGTCGCCGGCAACTTCAAGCCCATGAAACTTCCCCCGCTCAGTGCCTTGCGATACTTCGATATCGCTGCCGAAACCGAAAGCTTTGTGCGTGCCGCCGAACGCCTGCACGTTACCCATGGCGCCGTCAGCCGGCAGGTCCGCCTGCTTGAGGAAAGCCTCGGCATCGAGCTGTTCGAACGGCGTAACCGGGCGATCTTCCTGACCCCGGCCGGTCGCGCACTGCACGGCACCACCCAGGCCGTCTTCGAGCAAATCGAAGGCGCAGTGCAGCGCCTTCAGCAGCAGGAACGGGGCAATGTGCTGGTACTTTCCTGCGAGCCGACCATCGCCATGCGCTGGCTGATCCCCCGCCTGCCCCGCTTCCATGCCGCTCACCCGGACCTGCAACTGCACCTGGTGGCCGCCGGTGGGCCGCTGGACTTTGCCCGTAGCGGCGTCGACCTGGCACTGCGACGTGATGATTTCCATTGGCCGCCCATGCTGCACGCACGGAAGGTCTGCGACGAATGGATCGGCCCGGTCAATCGCGATGGCAGCACCGCACTCGATGGCCAACGCCAATTGCACAGCAACACCCGCCCAAGTGCCTGGCCCACGTGGTTGCGCCTGAGTGGCCAGCAAGCCCGGCACTGCCAACGCAGCGACTACGAACACTTCTACCTGTCACTGCAGGCCGCCAGTGCCGGCCTGGGCCTGGCGATAGCCTCAGCGCTGATGGTGCGCGATGACCTCGACAGCGGGCAGTTACAGGCGCCGTTCGGCTTTGTGCGCGATGGCTCCGCCTATCACCTGCTAAGCCCGCAACCGCTGGATGACGGCGGCAAACGCCAGCGCTTTGCCGACTGGGTGATGGAAGAAAGCCAAGCGTGCCTCGCTCACCTGGGCTTGCTGCAGAACGACGAGCCAGGACTGCCATCACCGCCCCAGGTGCGATAGCCCGCGGTGTCGATATGGATGCGGCCTGTCGGGTAGCGCCCCAGCCCCATGCCCCAGGCCTGGCCATGCTGTTGCCAGAAGCGGCACAACGGATTGGGGTCGGCCCAGCCCGGCAAGAGGATATCGACGGCGAAGGCACGGGTGTGGGCGCTGTTCACGGCGCCCCCTGCACACCTGTTCAAGCCAGGGTCACGGTAGGCCGAGACTACTTCGAACTGACGCAGGATGCCTTCATCAGCCAGCGTCTTGATCAGCGCCAGCGTGGAACGCACCGCCGGCCAGTTGCCTGGCGGCGGCACGGCAAACGGTGAAGCCTTGCACAGCCGCCAGTCGGAAGCCGAGCGCAGCAGCTGATGAATCGGCACCACGCCATACAGGCGGGCATCCACCAACATCTCGCGGAAGGGCCGGGTCTGATGATCCCCGG harbors:
- a CDS encoding LysE family translocator, which translates into the protein MTELFAVALFTILAVISPGADFAMVTRSSYAQGREAGLAAAVGIALGVQVHVLYTVLGIAVVISQSPALFLAMKVLGAGYLIYLGYQSLTSTARISLDGQEPAAGLLAALRTGFLTNALNPKTMLFVISAYTQVVQPGSPLALDFAYGAFMSLAHWAWFSLVAVFFSSAGLRKMMIERQRLVDRLIGVALIGLGLAVAVSGVR
- a CDS encoding YcbK family protein, with translation MKRTKWLLMATSLMLGGVAQADERDLWMFAQWAGDHQTRPFREMLVDARLYGVVPIHQLLRSASDWRLCKASPFAVPPPGNWPAVRSTLALIKTLADEGILRQFEVVSAYRDPGLNRCAGGAVNSAHTRAFAVDILLPGWADPNPLCRFWQQHGQAWGMGLGRYPTGRIHIDTAGYRTWGGDGSPGSSFCSKPR
- a CDS encoding LysR substrate-binding domain-containing protein, with the protein product MKLPPLSALRYFDIAAETESFVRAAERLHVTHGAVSRQVRLLEESLGIELFERRNRAIFLTPAGRALHGTTQAVFEQIEGAVQRLQQQERGNVLVLSCEPTIAMRWLIPRLPRFHAAHPDLQLHLVAAGGPLDFARSGVDLALRRDDFHWPPMLHARKVCDEWIGPVNRDGSTALDGQRQLHSNTRPSAWPTWLRLSGQQARHCQRSDYEHFYLSLQAASAGLGLAIASALMVRDDLDSGQLQAPFGFVRDGSAYHLLSPQPLDDGGKRQRFADWVMEESQACLAHLGLLQNDEPGLPSPPQVR